Proteins found in one Cytobacillus luteolus genomic segment:
- a CDS encoding HD-GYP domain-containing protein, with protein sequence MRVSTNQLQTGCILTKDILSLTNKPIVPKKTVLTDDHIDVIKAFLVKDIYVDSMLVNGEPFRPTEVLDEEEITETVEVESTTGQYLKTVQEYKKLFSNWQAGAQIDIAKVRNIIIPLFERMIDYPKDILQLHHYATKDDYLSHHSVVVGLLSGLIGKKLNYDKGECIQLMLAGLLSDCGMSKIDPRILSKKSSLTSSEYSEVKNHPLHSYRMLEKIPVLKESVKLAVFQHHERVDGSGYMLGVTGEKLHPFGKIVAVADIFNAMISERPYSGKQAPFKVLEQIIQDSFGKFDLKTVQALTSIVANLTIGTNVRLSSGQIGEVVFVETKSPTRPMVKLTQTSEFIQLDKNREIYIEEIL encoded by the coding sequence ATGAGAGTGAGTACAAACCAGTTACAAACAGGTTGTATCTTAACAAAAGATATTCTTTCTTTAACCAATAAACCTATCGTACCAAAGAAAACTGTCTTAACGGATGACCATATCGATGTCATAAAGGCTTTTTTAGTAAAAGACATTTATGTTGATTCCATGTTAGTGAATGGCGAGCCTTTCAGACCGACAGAAGTTCTTGACGAGGAAGAGATCACTGAAACAGTTGAAGTAGAATCAACAACTGGTCAATACTTGAAAACAGTGCAGGAATATAAAAAACTATTTTCAAATTGGCAAGCAGGAGCACAGATTGATATTGCAAAAGTACGTAATATCATTATTCCGTTATTTGAAAGAATGATTGACTACCCAAAGGACATTTTACAGTTACATCATTATGCAACAAAAGATGATTATTTATCTCATCATTCTGTAGTTGTCGGTTTACTCTCAGGTCTAATTGGGAAAAAATTAAACTATGATAAAGGCGAATGTATTCAACTTATGTTAGCTGGATTATTAAGTGATTGTGGTATGTCTAAAATTGACCCTAGGATTCTATCAAAGAAGTCATCACTCACTTCATCAGAGTACAGTGAAGTAAAAAATCATCCATTACACAGTTACAGAATGTTAGAAAAGATTCCTGTTTTAAAAGAAAGTGTCAAACTAGCTGTGTTTCAACATCATGAACGAGTAGATGGTAGTGGATATATGCTAGGAGTAACAGGTGAAAAATTACACCCATTCGGTAAAATTGTTGCAGTGGCTGATATATTTAATGCAATGATTTCAGAGCGACCTTACAGTGGAAAACAAGCACCATTTAAAGTTTTAGAACAAATCATTCAAGATAGCTTTGGGAAGTTTGATCTCAAAACAGTACAAGCACTAACTAGTATAGTTGCCAATCTAACAATTGGTACAAATGTTAGATTATCATCCGGACAAATAGGTGAAGTCGTATTTGTTGAGACAAAGTCACCAACAAGGCCAATGGTGAAACTAACCCAGACATCAGAATTTATTCAGCTAGATAAAAACAGAGAAATATACATTGAAGAAATTTTATAA
- the gyrA gene encoding DNA gyrase subunit A: MSETQNPQVKEINISHEMRTSFLDYAMSVIVSRALPDVRDGLKPVHRRILYAMNDLGMTSDKAFKKSARIVGEVIGKYHPHGDTAVYDSMVRMAQDFNFRYMLVEGHGNFGSVDGDPAAAMRYTEARMSKISMELIRDINKDTIDYRDNYDGSEREPVVLPARFPNLLVNGAAGIAVGMATNIPPHQLGEVIDGVLAVSRDSDITISELMEIIPGPDFPTGGQILGRSGIRKAYETGRGSITIRAKVEIETKSNGKEVIIVRELPYQVNKAKLIEKIAELVRDKKIEGITDLRDESDRNGMRMVIEVRKDANANVLLNNLYKQTALQTSFGINLLALVDGQPKVLNLKQCLYYYLEHQKVVIRRRTAFELRKAEARAHILEGLRIALDHLDAVITLIRNSQTTEIAKNGLMEQFSLSEKQAQAILDMRLQRLTGLEREKIEEEYQGLIALIAELKAILADDEKVLDIIREELTEIKERFNDKRRTDIVAGGIEMIEDEDLIPRENIIITLTHNGYIKRLPISTYRSQKRGGRGIQGMGTNEDDFVEHLLTTSTHDTILYFTNKGKVYRTKGYEIPEYSRTAKGLPIINLLGIEKGEWVKAIIPVEEFVDDWYLFFTTKEGVSKRSPLSSFANIRNNGLIAVGLREEDELISVRLTDGTKDIMIGTKNGMLIRFKEEDVRSMGRTASGVKGITLGEDDEVVGMEILDENMDVLMVTKNGYGKRTPESEYRLQSRGGKGLKTGNITDKNGQVVAVKAVTTENDLMIITGAGVLIRMSISDISQIGRNTQGVKLIRLAENEYVATVAVVEKEEPSEDDVDSGVEENTPETLVETPEIDENKE, encoded by the coding sequence ATGTCTGAAACGCAAAATCCCCAAGTAAAAGAAATAAATATAAGTCATGAAATGAGGACTTCATTTTTAGACTATGCAATGAGTGTTATAGTATCTCGTGCCCTTCCTGATGTACGTGATGGTTTAAAACCAGTACATCGTCGTATTCTATATGCGATGAATGACTTAGGAATGACATCTGATAAAGCCTTTAAAAAGTCAGCACGTATTGTTGGTGAAGTAATTGGTAAGTATCATCCACATGGTGACACGGCTGTATATGATTCCATGGTACGTATGGCGCAAGATTTCAACTTCCGTTATATGCTCGTTGAAGGTCATGGAAACTTTGGTTCCGTAGATGGAGATCCTGCTGCAGCTATGCGTTATACAGAAGCACGTATGTCTAAAATATCGATGGAACTTATTAGAGATATTAATAAAGATACAATCGACTATAGAGACAACTATGATGGTTCAGAAAGAGAACCTGTGGTACTTCCTGCAAGGTTTCCTAACTTGCTAGTAAATGGTGCAGCAGGTATTGCTGTTGGAATGGCTACGAATATTCCACCACATCAACTAGGAGAAGTGATTGATGGTGTACTAGCTGTTAGTAGAGATTCTGATATTACTATTTCCGAATTAATGGAAATTATTCCGGGTCCTGATTTCCCTACTGGAGGTCAAATCTTAGGAAGAAGCGGTATCCGTAAAGCCTATGAAACTGGGCGTGGATCAATAACGATCCGTGCAAAGGTTGAAATAGAGACGAAAAGCAATGGTAAAGAAGTAATTATCGTTAGAGAACTTCCATACCAAGTTAACAAAGCAAAGTTAATTGAGAAAATCGCAGAATTAGTTCGTGATAAAAAAATCGAAGGGATTACTGACCTTCGTGATGAATCAGACCGAAATGGAATGCGTATGGTTATTGAGGTTCGAAAAGATGCAAATGCAAATGTGCTTTTAAACAATCTTTATAAGCAAACTGCATTACAAACTAGTTTTGGAATCAACTTACTTGCGCTAGTTGATGGGCAACCTAAGGTGTTAAATCTTAAACAATGCTTGTATTATTATCTAGAACATCAAAAGGTTGTTATCCGTCGTCGTACAGCATTCGAACTTCGTAAAGCTGAAGCACGTGCTCATATTTTAGAAGGTCTACGTATTGCATTAGATCATCTAGATGCAGTTATTACTCTTATTCGTAACTCACAGACAACAGAAATCGCAAAAAATGGCTTGATGGAACAATTCTCATTATCAGAGAAGCAAGCACAAGCAATTTTAGATATGCGTTTACAGCGTTTAACTGGATTGGAACGTGAGAAAATTGAGGAAGAATACCAAGGACTTATCGCATTAATTGCTGAGTTAAAAGCAATCTTGGCAGATGATGAAAAGGTATTAGACATTATCCGTGAAGAATTAACGGAGATTAAAGAACGCTTTAATGATAAACGTCGTACAGACATTGTTGCTGGTGGCATTGAAATGATTGAAGACGAGGATTTAATTCCAAGAGAAAATATCATCATTACACTAACACATAATGGTTATATCAAGCGTCTACCGATTTCAACCTATCGTAGCCAAAAACGTGGAGGTCGTGGAATCCAAGGAATGGGAACCAATGAGGATGATTTTGTTGAACATCTATTAACAACTTCAACGCATGATACAATCCTTTATTTCACGAACAAAGGTAAGGTTTATCGTACAAAAGGATATGAAATACCAGAGTATAGTCGAACAGCTAAAGGCTTACCTATTATTAATCTCTTAGGAATTGAAAAGGGTGAGTGGGTCAAAGCTATTATTCCTGTAGAAGAGTTCGTAGATGACTGGTACTTATTCTTTACGACAAAAGAGGGTGTCTCTAAGCGTTCACCATTATCATCTTTTGCAAATATCCGTAATAATGGATTAATTGCAGTAGGTCTTCGTGAAGAAGATGAGCTGATTTCTGTTCGTTTAACGGATGGAACAAAGGATATTATGATTGGTACAAAAAATGGAATGTTAATCCGTTTCAAAGAGGAAGATGTTCGTTCAATGGGCCGTACTGCTTCGGGAGTAAAGGGTATAACTCTGGGAGAAGACGATGAAGTTGTAGGAATGGAAATCCTTGATGAGAACATGGATGTACTAATGGTAACCAAGAATGGATATGGTAAAAGAACACCAGAATCCGAGTATCGTTTACAAAGTCGTGGTGGTAAGGGTCTTAAGACAGGGAATATTACGGATAAAAATGGACAGGTTGTTGCTGTTAAAGCAGTTACAACTGAAAATGATCTCATGATTATTACCGGAGCGGGAGTACTTATCAGAATGTCTATTAGTGACATTTCCCAAATCGGCAGAAATACTCAAGGGGTTAAGTTAATCCGTTTAGCTGAAAATGAGTATGTGGCAACAGTAGCAGTTGTTGAAAAAGAAGAGCCTTCAGAAGATGATGTAGATAGTGGTGTTGAGGAAAACACTCCAGAAACATTAGTAGAAACACCAGAGATAGATGAAAATAAAGAATAA
- the gyrB gene encoding DNA topoisomerase (ATP-hydrolyzing) subunit B, whose amino-acid sequence MNQQPAYDENQIQVLEGLEAVRKRPGMYIGSTSSKGLHHLVWEIVDNSIDEALAGHCDEVNVYIEEDNSITVKDNGRGIPVGIHEKMGRPAVEVILTVLHAGGKFDGGGYKVSGGLHGVGASVVNALSTSLEVHVYRDGKVHYQKFERGVPVGDLQVIGETDRTGTTINFVPDSEIFTETLVYEFDILANRLRELAFLTRGVKITIEDKREEKKLKEYFYEGGIKSYVEHLNRTKEVIHEEPVFVEGEREGIVVEVALQYNDSYTSNIYSYANNIHTHEGGTHESGFKTALTRIINDYARKSNIFKENDANLSGDDVREGLTAIISIKHPDPQFEGQTKTKLGNSEARTITEAVFSDKFEAFLLENPSVARKIVEKGVMAARARLAAKKARELTRRKSALEISSLPGKLADCSSKDPAISEIYVVEGDSAGGSAKQGRDRHFQAILPLRGKILNVEKARLDKILSNNEIRTIITALGTGIGEDFDIAKARYHKIVIMTDADVDGAHIRTLILTFFYRYMRKIIEQGYIYIAQPPLYKIQAGKRVEYAYNEKQLEELLADFPATPKPGIQRYKGLGEMNPGQLWETTMDPATRTLLQVNLQDAMEADETFDILMGDKVEPRRNFIEENAKYVKNLDI is encoded by the coding sequence ATGAATCAACAACCAGCATACGATGAAAATCAGATACAAGTCCTAGAAGGCTTAGAGGCTGTTCGTAAACGCCCTGGAATGTATATCGGTTCAACTAGTAGCAAAGGACTTCACCATCTTGTTTGGGAAATTGTAGATAATAGTATTGATGAGGCATTGGCTGGTCATTGTGATGAGGTTAATGTATACATTGAAGAAGACAACAGCATTACAGTTAAAGATAACGGCCGTGGTATTCCTGTTGGGATACATGAAAAAATGGGAAGACCAGCTGTTGAGGTAATTTTGACTGTACTTCATGCTGGTGGAAAATTTGATGGTGGTGGTTACAAGGTTTCTGGAGGTCTACATGGTGTAGGTGCATCCGTTGTAAATGCTCTATCAACATCTTTAGAGGTTCATGTTTATCGTGATGGTAAGGTTCATTATCAAAAGTTTGAACGTGGAGTACCGGTAGGAGATTTACAAGTCATTGGGGAAACAGACCGTACAGGTACAACAATTAACTTTGTTCCAGATAGTGAAATCTTTACTGAAACACTTGTATACGAATTTGATATATTAGCAAATAGACTTAGAGAACTTGCATTCTTAACTCGTGGTGTAAAAATAACCATTGAAGATAAAAGAGAAGAAAAAAAGCTAAAAGAATATTTCTATGAAGGCGGAATTAAATCTTATGTAGAGCATTTAAACCGCACAAAAGAAGTGATTCACGAAGAACCAGTATTCGTTGAAGGTGAGCGTGAGGGAATTGTTGTAGAGGTAGCTTTACAATATAACGATAGCTACACTAGTAATATATATTCTTATGCAAATAATATCCATACACATGAGGGTGGAACTCACGAATCAGGTTTTAAAACAGCACTAACACGAATCATTAATGACTATGCAAGAAAAAGCAATATTTTTAAAGAAAATGATGCAAATCTTAGCGGAGATGATGTTCGTGAAGGATTAACAGCCATCATTTCTATAAAACATCCTGACCCACAATTTGAAGGTCAAACGAAAACAAAATTAGGAAATAGTGAAGCTAGAACAATCACTGAAGCTGTCTTCTCTGATAAATTTGAAGCGTTTCTACTAGAAAACCCTTCTGTTGCTAGAAAGATTGTTGAAAAAGGGGTCATGGCTGCACGTGCAAGGTTAGCAGCGAAAAAAGCACGTGAATTAACTAGAAGAAAAAGTGCGCTTGAAATCTCAAGTCTTCCGGGTAAACTAGCAGATTGCTCTTCAAAAGATCCTGCCATTAGTGAAATATATGTGGTAGAGGGTGACTCTGCAGGTGGTTCAGCGAAGCAAGGACGTGACCGTCATTTCCAAGCAATCTTACCTTTAAGAGGAAAAATTCTTAATGTAGAGAAAGCACGTTTAGACAAAATCTTATCAAACAATGAGATTCGTACAATTATTACAGCGTTAGGTACTGGAATTGGTGAGGACTTTGATATTGCAAAGGCAAGATATCACAAAATCGTTATTATGACGGATGCGGATGTTGACGGAGCACATATTCGAACACTGATACTAACTTTCTTCTACCGTTATATGAGAAAAATTATAGAACAGGGCTATATCTATATTGCTCAGCCGCCTTTATATAAGATTCAAGCGGGTAAACGAGTTGAATATGCCTATAATGAAAAACAATTAGAAGAACTTTTAGCCGACTTCCCTGCTACACCTAAACCTGGTATTCAGCGTTACAAAGGTCTTGGAGAGATGAATCCAGGTCAGCTTTGGGAAACGACAATGGATCCAGCTACAAGAACACTTCTTCAAGTTAATCTGCAGGATGCAATGGAAGCAGATGAAACGTTTGATATATTAATGGGCGATAAAGTAGAACCAAGACGTAATTTCATTGAAGAAAATGCTAAATACGTTAAAAACTTAGATATCTAA
- the remB gene encoding extracellular matrix regulator RemB: MFIHLGENVIVRSCDVITILDRQLLKSSSIVNEFLDIQKHQIVELANGDTKSVVITADKIYFSPLSTSTLKKRAQHVNELEKVFEEELAE, encoded by the coding sequence TTGTTCATTCACTTAGGGGAAAATGTCATCGTTCGATCGTGTGATGTCATTACGATATTGGATAGGCAATTATTAAAATCTTCATCTATCGTAAATGAATTTTTAGATATACAGAAACACCAAATTGTCGAACTAGCCAATGGTGATACGAAATCAGTAGTAATTACTGCTGATAAGATTTACTTTTCACCACTGTCTACTAGCACGTTAAAGAAACGTGCACAGCATGTCAATGAGCTAGAGAAGGTTTTTGAAGAAGAATTAGCAGAGTAA
- the recF gene encoding DNA replication/repair protein RecF (All proteins in this family for which functions are known are DNA-binding proteins that assist the filamentation of RecA onto DNA for the initiation of recombination or recombinational repair.), which yields MYIKELQLTNYRNYPKLEAEFEDKVNVILGENAQGKTNVMESIYVLAMAKSHRTSNDKDLIRWEQEYAKIEGRIHKRMSPLSLQLVVSKKGKKAKSNHLEQKKLSQYVGSMNVVMFAPEDLNLVKGSPQVRRRFIDMEIGQVSPVYLHDLSQFQKILGQRNQYLKLLQMKRQTDQTMLDVLTEQLIEVAVKIVTKRFEFLRLLQKWAEPIHNGISRGLETLEIMYKPSVEVSEEGQLSKIIEAYEEKFAKIRDRELDRGITLAGPHRDDLAFNVNGKDVQTYGSQGQQRTTALSLKLAEIELIYSEIGEYPILLLDDVLSELDDYRQSHLLNTIQGKVQTFVTTTSVEGINHETLKQAATFTVTAGEMTKLK from the coding sequence TTGTATATTAAAGAGTTACAATTAACAAACTATCGAAATTACCCGAAGCTAGAAGCTGAATTCGAAGACAAGGTCAATGTTATTCTTGGTGAAAATGCCCAAGGAAAAACAAATGTAATGGAATCTATTTATGTTCTTGCTATGGCTAAGTCTCACAGGACATCCAATGACAAAGATCTCATTCGCTGGGAGCAAGAGTATGCTAAAATAGAAGGTAGGATTCACAAACGCATGAGTCCTCTATCATTACAGCTTGTTGTCTCCAAAAAAGGCAAAAAGGCAAAAAGCAATCATTTAGAGCAAAAGAAACTAAGTCAATACGTCGGCAGCATGAACGTTGTCATGTTTGCTCCTGAGGACCTTAACCTAGTTAAAGGTAGTCCTCAGGTAAGGCGACGATTTATCGATATGGAAATTGGCCAAGTGTCACCGGTTTATCTTCATGACCTTAGCCAATTTCAAAAAATTCTTGGGCAACGAAACCAATATTTAAAATTACTTCAGATGAAGCGACAAACTGATCAAACGATGTTAGATGTACTAACAGAACAGTTGATCGAAGTAGCTGTAAAAATAGTTACAAAGCGCTTTGAATTCTTAAGATTGTTACAAAAATGGGCTGAGCCTATCCATAATGGCATTAGTAGAGGCCTAGAAACACTAGAAATTATGTATAAACCCTCAGTAGAGGTATCAGAAGAAGGACAATTGTCGAAAATAATAGAAGCATATGAAGAAAAGTTTGCTAAAATAAGAGATAGAGAACTAGACAGAGGAATTACGTTAGCGGGTCCACACCGGGATGATTTAGCTTTTAATGTGAACGGTAAAGATGTTCAGACATATGGATCACAAGGACAACAACGTACAACAGCACTATCTTTAAAACTTGCAGAAATTGAATTGATTTATTCTGAGATTGGCGAATATCCAATTCTTCTTCTAGATGATGTACTATCTGAGTTGGATGATTATAGACAATCGCATCTACTCAACACAATACAGGGGAAAGTTCAAACCTTTGTTACGACTACCAGTGTTGAAGGGATAAACCATGAAACATTGAAGCAAGCAGCAACTTTTACAGTAACGGCTGGTGAAATGACAAAGCTAAAATGA
- the yaaA gene encoding S4 domain-containing protein YaaA, producing the protein MAKEIEISTEYIPLGQFLKLAEIIQTGGMAKWFLSEHEIYVNGEPENRRGKKLRNNDIIDIPGFGTFIVKA; encoded by the coding sequence ATGGCAAAAGAAATCGAAATTTCTACAGAGTATATTCCTTTAGGTCAATTTTTAAAATTAGCTGAAATAATCCAGACCGGTGGAATGGCAAAATGGTTTCTGAGTGAGCATGAAATATATGTAAACGGAGAACCTGAGAATCGACGCGGAAAAAAACTTAGAAATAATGATATTATAGATATACCAGGATTTGGTACTTTTATTGTGAAAGCATAA
- the dnaN gene encoding DNA polymerase III subunit beta, translating to MKFIIQKDYLVQSVQDVMKAVSSRTTIPILTGIKIVATTEGVTLTGSDSDISIESFIPAEEAGSEIVEIRQPGSIVLQARFFSEIVKKLPKDTVEIEVQNHLSTVIRSGKAEFNLNGLDAEEYPHLPQVEEENMFRIPTDLLKNMIRQTVFAVSVSETRPILTGVNWKVESGQLHCTATDSHRLAMRKASIEMENQDTYNVVIPGKSLNELSKILDDTNELVDIVITENQVLFKTKHLLFFSRLLDGNYPDTSRLIPNESKTDVVITTKDLLQSIDRASLLGEGKNNVVKLSTLPEGVIEVSSNTPEIGKVIEEIQSQSIEGEELKISFSAKYMIDALKALDSTEIKVSFTGAMRPFLLRSIDNDSVLHLILPVRTF from the coding sequence ATGAAATTTATTATTCAAAAAGACTATCTAGTACAAAGTGTTCAAGATGTAATGAAAGCAGTCTCATCTAGAACAACAATTCCAATCCTTACAGGAATTAAAATAGTTGCTACAACTGAAGGTGTGACACTTACTGGTAGTGATTCAGATATATCCATTGAATCTTTTATTCCAGCAGAAGAAGCAGGAAGTGAAATTGTAGAAATAAGGCAGCCTGGAAGCATTGTGTTACAAGCACGTTTTTTCAGTGAGATCGTAAAGAAACTTCCTAAAGATACAGTAGAAATCGAAGTGCAAAATCACCTTTCAACAGTGATACGCTCAGGAAAAGCTGAGTTTAACCTTAATGGTTTAGACGCAGAAGAATACCCTCACCTACCACAGGTTGAAGAAGAGAATATGTTCCGTATACCGACAGATCTATTAAAAAATATGATTCGTCAAACGGTATTCGCAGTGTCCGTCTCAGAAACACGCCCTATCTTGACAGGTGTAAACTGGAAGGTTGAAAGTGGACAATTACACTGTACTGCAACAGATAGCCACCGTTTAGCTATGAGAAAAGCAAGTATCGAAATGGAGAATCAAGATACTTATAATGTGGTTATTCCTGGGAAAAGTTTAAATGAATTAAGTAAAATACTAGATGACACAAATGAATTAGTAGACATTGTTATTACAGAAAACCAAGTACTATTTAAAACAAAGCATTTACTATTCTTCTCACGCTTACTTGATGGGAATTATCCAGATACATCAAGACTAATTCCAAATGAAAGTAAGACAGATGTTGTCATTACAACAAAAGATCTACTTCAGTCAATTGACCGAGCTTCTTTATTAGGTGAAGGTAAAAATAATGTTGTAAAACTATCAACGTTACCTGAAGGAGTTATTGAAGTGTCTTCGAATACACCGGAAATCGGAAAAGTAATTGAAGAAATTCAAAGCCAATCGATTGAAGGAGAAGAATTAAAAATATCCTTCAGTGCTAAATATATGATTGATGCTTTAAAAGCCCTTGATAGTACAGAGATTAAAGTAAGTTTTACTGGTGCGATGAGACCATTTTTACTACGTTCAATCGATAATGACTCTGTATTACACTTAATACTTCCAGTTCGAACTTTTTAA